One genomic segment of Ipomoea triloba cultivar NCNSP0323 chromosome 9, ASM357664v1 includes these proteins:
- the LOC116030444 gene encoding co-chaperone protein p23-2 — METGKNCSRQPEVLWAQRSDKVYLTVSLPDAKDISVTPEAAGLFAFSAVGAQGESFSFSLHLYGNIVPQACKTNIGLRNILCSIQKEQKSWWPRLLKSEEKPAPYIKVDWNKWCDEDDEESSDVALDDDFAYAGGEDDESSDDGGMLYLPDLEKARGN, encoded by the exons ATGGAAACTGGAAAAAATTGCAGCCGGCAGCCGGAGGTGCTGTGGGCTCAGCGATCCGACAAGGTTTACTTGACCGTCTCTCTTCCGGATGCCAAAGACATCTCCGTCACGCCGGAGGCGGCAGGACTCTTCGCTTTCTCCGCGGTCGGCGCACAGGGAGAAtccttctccttctctctcCATCTCTACGGCAATATTGTCCCCcag GCTTGTAAAACCAATATTGGTTTGAGGAACATTCTATGCTCAATTCAGAAGGAGCAAAAGTCTTGGTGGCCAAGATTATTGAAGTCGGAAGAAAAGCCTGCTCCATACATTAAGGTTGATTGGAACAAGTGGTGTGATGAAGACGATGAAGAGTCTT CTGATGTGGCCCTTGATGATGATTTTGCG TATGCTGGCGGTGAAGATGATGAGAGCAGTGATGATGGAGGAATGCTTT ATCTTCCTGACCTGGAGAAAGCTAGAGGAAATTAA